GGCCTGCGCAAAGCACGGTCGTGGTATAAAGAACTGCGCGCTGCAGTGCGCGAAATCTGCGCCCCCTGTACATATTTCCCCCCTGCGATATTATTCGATTATGCGCTTCGCCCACTGCTTCCAGGGCGTCGATTGCAGATCAGGCCGATGCCCCGGTGGTCTTTACGCGCTTCCGGTTATCGGCCTTGTCGTGCTGGTATTCTGTATCGACACCGTTATTCACCGTGCCCGACCGTTCGACCTTAACGAGGCGCCCCTTCGCATCGTAGGTGTAGGTCACTGTCTCGGTTGCCTGTGCCGCGATCGGCAACATGGCCAGGATGGCCCCTGCCAGCGCACCGATTCCCCGCATCGCTCCATCCCCCTTTGCTTGCGACTCGACAAGTTTTGCATGGAAGCGAAAAGGTGTGAAGAGGTAATTTAACACTATTGTCAAACTTGGTGCCGGATCAGGGAAATCTCATCATAATTTCGGTAACATCAGTCTTTGATGAGCACCTCTGCAACTCTCCGCCGCCCTTCGCGTCTTTCAAGCTGCACGAACACATCGACACTTTCGCGCACGTAATGCCGCACATCGTCGCGAGCGAGGCGTGATCCGGCTTGCAGAACCAGCAGCGTCAGTTGCTCGATCGCGCGCGTCGGCGTGTCAGCATGGATCGTCGTCATCGAGCCGGGATGGCCGGTATTGACCGCGCGCAGGAATGTGAACGCCTCGCTGCCGCGCAACTCGCCGAGGATGATCCGGTCGGGCCGCATACGGAGTGCGGCAATCAGCAAATCCTCGGCACCGATCTCGGCCTCGGACAGTTGTCCGCGCGCGGCGATCAGTCCGACCGCATTTTCGTGCCGGACCTTCATCTCCTCGGTATCTTCGATCAGGATCAGACGTTCGTCGCGCGGGATCTCGGCGAGCAGGGCGTTGAGGAAAGTCGTCTTGCCGGTGCTGGTCCCGCCCGAGACCACGATATTGCGCCGCTCACGCACGGCAGTGCGCAGGAAGCTTGCCGCCTCGGCTCCGCTCAGGGTACGCCAGTGATGCTCGCGATCGATCTCCGCCGTGCCGCCTTCGAGTTGTGCGAACGCATCTTCCTCCTCCCAGTCGGCAAGCGAGAGGTCGGCCGAGACGTGGCGGCGGATTGCAAAGACATGTCCGCCACGGGTCGCAGGCGGGCCGACCACCTGGACGCGCGAGCCGTCGGGCAGACTCGCGGCGAGAAGCGGCTGTGCGCGGCTGATCCCTTGCGAGGAATGCGCCGCGACCTGCCGTGCAAGCCGCGCCAGGAGCCGATCGTCGAGCGCGGGCTCCTCGACGCGCTCGATCGTGCCACCCAGGGTTTCGATCCAGACCTCGCCCGGACGGTTTATCCAGATGTCGGTGACATCTTCACGCGTGAGCCACGGCGCCAGCGGAGCCAGAAAGCTGTCGAGATAGTAGCCGGCTTCCACGCTCAGGAATCGACGGTCGAGAAGTCGAGATCGCGCGCGACGAACACCGAGACGCTCGCGCCGTGCTTGACCTTGAGCGTCCGCTGCACCTGGTCGCCCTGAGTAACGTCGATATTCTGCGTGGAGCCCGGCAGGGCAACGACCACCCCATCGGTTGCCTTGCGCGTGGCGACGCCCACGCCGATGTCGAGAACGGACTGGAGGATCGCCCCGCCGAAGCGCTGGAAGAACTTGCCGTCGACTTTCCCGCGAACGCCGGCACGGCCCAGCGGATCGGACGCGGGAGAGTCGAGCGCGATGGTCACGCCGTCAGGCCGCAGCAGCCGCGTCCAGCGTACGAGCGCGCGGTTCTGGCCCGCCTGGAGGCCGGCTTCGTACTCGCCATAGAGCCTGCTCCCACGCGGAACGAGCACGCGCGAGCCGTCGAACCCGTAGACATCTCGCTGGACGAGAGCGCGTACGCCGCCGGGCCTCGTCGAATCAAGTGCGGTTTCGAGCACCGCCGGAATGACAGTGCCTTGCGGCACGGTGAGCGAAGGATTGGCGAGACGACCGGCTCGTACGCGCGCATCGCTCCCGGGCCTGTCGGCGGCGGACGAGGGCAGCGCCGGCGCTGCCCTCGCTTCGTCGAATACGACCGCTGGCGGCGATGGCGGAGGCGCATAGGGTTCGATCGGTTCGCGCGGAACTTCGACGATACGCACCTGGGCAGGTGGAGGGGTGAGTTGCGGCTGCGGCCTCGGTGCTGGAGGTGTCGTTGGTGCATCTGCAAGCCGGTCGGGCTCGACCGGGCCGGGATCGAGAAACTCGCGCGGCAGCGCGAGCGGCGGCGGGGACGAGATACGTGATGCGGAGTCCGGCAGATTGGCGGTTATCGTCGCCCGTTCGATATCGGCGCGGTTGGCGCTCATGACCGAGAACAACCAGAGGCCGCCGATCAGCAAGGCGGCAAGGAAGAGCCAGAGGCCCAGGTTGCCGGGGCTGGCCCGCGCTACGATCGGGCGGATATCTTCGCCCGGGCTTTCCTCGATCGGATCCTGAGGGGCCGTCGCGGAATCAGCCATCGTGCCTCTCCGGCCTGGTGGAGCGCACGGCGGTCGCCTTCTCCTTGTCGATCCGGAAGACGAGTTCCTGCCACACACGGTCGATCTCGTAGACGTCCCCGCGCATATAGCCGTTCACGACCTGCTCTTCGCCCGAAGGCCCGATGGCGAACACGGCGGGCAGCGCCTGGTCGGGGCCGAACACGATCCGCGTGCGCACGCCGTCGTCGCTGATGGATACCGGTCGTACCTCCCGGTCCCCCTTGATGCGGTAGGTCCAACGCGCACCCGTCGGCTCGGTCGCAGGCTCCGGTATCTGTTCGAAGGCAGGCTCCTGCTCATATCCGTAGAGGAACCGCACCAGATAGGCGGCCATCAGGCCCGTTCCGGTCTGCAGCCGCATGCGGTAATTGCGCTGGTCGGTCGCGACCAACACCGTGCCGGCGGCGTCCTGTACTTGCGGGATCACGAACAATCCATCGCGCTCGGCCGAGACCTTCACCTCGAACGCCCTTGTCGCATCGAGCGTGACGCGCTGGACTTGTTCGCCCGGCTCGAAAAGCACGGTGAGACCCGTCATCGGGAGTGCCGTCAGCAGGTATTCCCCGTCGGGAGTCCAGTGCACCGTCTGGAGACGCGGGTTCTCGGCGCCGGGCTGCGGCATGACCTGCGCCTGCAACGGTGCTGCAAGCGCGATTATAGAGACGAGGAAGGCGGGTGCCCTCATGGTGTCCCAGCGCCGTCTACATCGCGAGCGGCTTCATCGGTCGTGCGCCGGGTCTCGATCACTTCGGGCAACGTCTCGGCATCGCGCCGGTAGCGCGTCACCTGAAATCCCAGCGGGTTGAGCAGCCGGTCGGCCTCGCTCATCTCCGCAGGTGAGAACCCGTAGTTGACCACCGCTGCCCAGTACTCAGGTGCCTGCGGCTGCGCACCCGGATCGTTTCGGATCGTGGTGAAACGCACCAGCGAGCTGTCGGCCGAGAGCGACGAGACGCTGCGTATTTCGACCGCGATCGTTCCGCCGCGCGGCATGAAGCTGAGCGGGCTCGCCGGATTCGATGCCTGCATCCGCGCGATATAGCGCTGGCGCGCCTCGGGCGCGCTCCACAGCGCGACCTTGCGGTAATCGTTCTGGAGACTGTCGGCATCGAAGCTCTCGCGCGCGGTGACGTACTGGACGAGGAACGAACGGGTGAGCG
The sequence above is a segment of the Pelagerythrobacter marensis genome. Coding sequences within it:
- the virB11 gene encoding P-type DNA transfer ATPase VirB11, producing MEAGYYLDSFLAPLAPWLTREDVTDIWINRPGEVWIETLGGTIERVEEPALDDRLLARLARQVAAHSSQGISRAQPLLAASLPDGSRVQVVGPPATRGGHVFAIRRHVSADLSLADWEEEDAFAQLEGGTAEIDREHHWRTLSGAEAASFLRTAVRERRNIVVSGGTSTGKTTFLNALLAEIPRDERLILIEDTEEMKVRHENAVGLIAARGQLSEAEIGAEDLLIAALRMRPDRIILGELRGSEAFTFLRAVNTGHPGSMTTIHADTPTRAIEQLTLLVLQAGSRLARDDVRHYVRESVDVFVQLERREGRRRVAEVLIKD
- a CDS encoding TrbI/VirB10 family protein gives rise to the protein MADSATAPQDPIEESPGEDIRPIVARASPGNLGLWLFLAALLIGGLWLFSVMSANRADIERATITANLPDSASRISSPPPLALPREFLDPGPVEPDRLADAPTTPPAPRPQPQLTPPPAQVRIVEVPREPIEPYAPPPSPPAVVFDEARAAPALPSSAADRPGSDARVRAGRLANPSLTVPQGTVIPAVLETALDSTRPGGVRALVQRDVYGFDGSRVLVPRGSRLYGEYEAGLQAGQNRALVRWTRLLRPDGVTIALDSPASDPLGRAGVRGKVDGKFFQRFGGAILQSVLDIGVGVATRKATDGVVVALPGSTQNIDVTQGDQVQRTLKVKHGASVSVFVARDLDFSTVDS
- a CDS encoding TrbG/VirB9 family P-type conjugative transfer protein; the encoded protein is MRAPAFLVSIIALAAPLQAQVMPQPGAENPRLQTVHWTPDGEYLLTALPMTGLTVLFEPGEQVQRVTLDATRAFEVKVSAERDGLFVIPQVQDAAGTVLVATDQRNYRMRLQTGTGLMAAYLVRFLYGYEQEPAFEQIPEPATEPTGARWTYRIKGDREVRPVSISDDGVRTRIVFGPDQALPAVFAIGPSGEEQVVNGYMRGDVYEIDRVWQELVFRIDKEKATAVRSTRPERHDG
- a CDS encoding virB8 family protein produces the protein MNAPEPFDHEDIEIADSWATSVTETLERSRRTAWIVAAVASVIALLLAIALVILLPLKTVEPYTLLVDRQTGNVEALAPLDEQVIAPDAALTRSFLVQYVTARESFDADSLQNDYRKVALWSAPEARQRYIARMQASNPASPLSFMPRGGTIAVEIRSVSSLSADSSLVRFTTIRNDPGAQPQAPEYWAAVVNYGFSPAEMSEADRLLNPLGFQVTRYRRDAETLPEVIETRRTTDEAARDVDGAGTP